Proteins encoded by one window of Brevibacterium atlanticum:
- the betT gene encoding choline BCCT transporter BetT gives MTATVDSSTGEQKSGGKISLPPVNWRVFIAAAVGTLAITLWAFFAPTNAETVLGAVVGWTSDWFGWFYVLLVAIVLVFVIYLAASRYGSTKLGPEHSKPEYGLLAWASMLFAAGISTDLMFFAVAEPVTQYLTPPSTEPETVDAAREATVWTLFHYGLSGWGLYALMGIALAYFAYRMNMPLAIRSALAPIFGKRVQGTLGDTVDFAALLGTIFGVATSLGIGVVMVNVGLNQVFGLPVGTAAQIGIVVVGVGVATLSAVSGVDKGIKFLSILNVFLAIALSIWVLVAGNTKFLLNAFVLNVADFVRLFPDMVGQTFAFEDTGTWMTDWTLFFWAWWIAWASFVGLFLARISRGRTIRQFVIGTLTIPFIYIFMWISIYGNSALDIIRSGNKKFGEDTILFPEGGFYQLLSHYPAFVIVAAVATLTALLFYVTSADSAALVMANLSSHLPSPQHDGRAGLRIFWALLTGALTIAMLIVGGIGALQNATVIMGLPFAFVVILVMIGLYRALRIEAHRVDIIDQSLPASLARRSASGQGHESWQRQLGRVLSFPNKSKAEGFVEKTLVPTLGEVAAELEDRGISARCGRVDSEGQFVDDGELIELEVDGEGQFPFRYQVWPRKVSVPSFGGHVPRGTEDYYRMEVYLDGGVGQGYDIMGYTKDQLINDVLDKYERHVGFLQMQENIAHGED, from the coding sequence ATGACAGCGACAGTGGACAGTTCCACCGGAGAGCAGAAGTCAGGGGGGAAGATCTCACTGCCGCCGGTGAATTGGCGGGTGTTCATCGCCGCGGCGGTCGGCACCCTGGCCATCACCCTGTGGGCCTTCTTCGCCCCGACCAACGCCGAGACCGTCCTCGGCGCCGTGGTCGGCTGGACCTCCGATTGGTTCGGCTGGTTCTACGTCCTCCTCGTCGCGATCGTCCTCGTCTTCGTCATCTACCTCGCGGCCTCCCGCTACGGCTCGACGAAGCTCGGGCCCGAGCACTCGAAGCCCGAATACGGACTCCTCGCGTGGGCGTCGATGCTCTTCGCCGCCGGCATCAGCACCGACCTCATGTTCTTCGCGGTCGCCGAACCCGTCACCCAGTACCTCACCCCGCCGAGCACCGAACCCGAAACGGTCGATGCCGCACGAGAAGCCACAGTGTGGACCCTCTTCCACTACGGACTGAGCGGCTGGGGACTCTACGCCCTCATGGGTATCGCCCTGGCCTACTTCGCCTACCGGATGAACATGCCCCTGGCGATCCGGTCCGCGCTCGCCCCGATCTTCGGCAAGCGGGTACAGGGCACCCTCGGTGACACCGTCGACTTCGCCGCCCTGCTCGGTACGATCTTCGGCGTGGCCACCTCGTTGGGCATCGGCGTGGTCATGGTCAACGTCGGACTCAACCAGGTCTTCGGCCTGCCCGTCGGCACCGCTGCGCAGATCGGGATCGTCGTCGTCGGCGTCGGTGTGGCCACACTCTCCGCGGTCTCCGGTGTCGACAAGGGCATCAAGTTCCTCTCCATCCTCAACGTCTTCCTCGCGATCGCGCTGAGCATCTGGGTGCTCGTGGCAGGCAACACGAAGTTCCTGCTCAACGCCTTCGTCCTCAACGTCGCCGACTTCGTCCGCCTCTTCCCGGACATGGTCGGTCAGACCTTCGCCTTCGAGGACACCGGAACATGGATGACCGACTGGACCCTGTTCTTCTGGGCCTGGTGGATCGCCTGGGCATCGTTCGTCGGCCTCTTCCTCGCACGCATCTCGCGGGGTCGGACCATCCGCCAGTTCGTCATCGGCACGCTGACGATCCCGTTCATCTACATCTTCATGTGGATCTCGATCTACGGGAACTCGGCGCTCGACATCATCCGCAGCGGGAACAAGAAGTTCGGCGAGGACACGATCCTCTTCCCGGAAGGCGGCTTCTACCAGCTGCTCTCTCACTACCCGGCATTCGTCATCGTTGCCGCAGTTGCCACGCTGACCGCACTGCTCTTCTACGTCACCTCGGCAGACTCCGCTGCCTTGGTGATGGCGAATTTGTCCTCGCATCTGCCGAGCCCGCAGCACGACGGACGGGCCGGTCTGCGGATCTTCTGGGCGTTGCTGACCGGTGCCCTGACGATCGCGATGCTCATCGTCGGCGGCATCGGCGCACTGCAGAACGCGACGGTGATCATGGGGCTGCCGTTCGCCTTCGTCGTCATCCTCGTGATGATCGGCCTCTACCGAGCGCTGCGGATCGAAGCCCATCGCGTCGACATCATCGACCAGAGCCTGCCCGCCTCTCTGGCACGCCGCTCCGCCTCCGGCCAAGGGCACGAGTCCTGGCAGCGTCAGCTCGGCCGGGTGCTGTCGTTCCCGAACAAGTCCAAGGCCGAAGGCTTCGTCGAGAAGACTCTTGTCCCCACTCTCGGCGAGGTCGCCGCGGAACTCGAGGACCGAGGAATCTCCGCCCGCTGCGGTCGCGTCGATTCCGAGGGGCAGTTCGTCGACGACGGAGAGCTCATCGAACTCGAAGTCGACGGCGAGGGACAGTTCCCGTTCCGGTACCAGGTGTGGCCGCGGAAGGTCAGCGTCCCGTCCTTCGGCGGCCACGTGCCCCGCGGCACCGAGGACTACTATCGGATGGAGGTCTACCTCGACGGCGGTGTCGGCCAGGGCTACGACATCATGGGCTACACGAAGGACCAGCTCATCAACGACGTGCTCGACAAGTACGAACGCCACGTCGGATTCCTGCAGATGCAGGAGAACATCGCCCACGGTGAGGACTGA
- a CDS encoding NAD-dependent succinate-semialdehyde dehydrogenase — protein sequence MTTTAYRVTNPATGEVAEEFATATDSEILAALDRSATTFTEWSRTTVAERATILARVAEIYSERAEELAEVIQLEMGKAVPEGKGEVGLCSLIYKYFADNAEAFMADEPLRGPKDATAMIRRKPVGSLLGIMPWNFPYYQVARFAAPNLALGNTILLKHAPQCPRSAQIMEEIFIEAGLPEGAYINIYASNEQVADLILPDPRNHGVSLTGSERAGAAVAAEAGKNLKKVVLELGGSDPYILLDSADVKESAKTFFNTRMGNTGQACNSPKRMIVMDDLYDDFVSSITEEAKKRTPATPGEEGSRLSPLSSVAAADRFIEQVQDTVSQGATLLAGGKKYDGGGAYVEPVVLTGVEKGMRGYYEELFGPAVIVYKVGSEEEAVELANDTPFGLGAAVFSGDVERAERVGSQIDSGMVFLNAPEGTREFLPFGGVKRSGVGRELGPLAMDEFVNKQLVYKQD from the coding sequence ATGACCACCACCGCGTACCGTGTGACCAACCCGGCGACCGGCGAAGTCGCCGAAGAGTTCGCCACCGCCACCGATTCCGAGATCCTCGCCGCCCTCGATCGTTCGGCGACGACCTTCACCGAGTGGAGCCGGACCACCGTGGCCGAACGGGCGACGATCCTCGCCCGCGTCGCGGAGATCTACTCCGAACGCGCCGAAGAGCTCGCCGAGGTCATCCAGCTCGAAATGGGCAAAGCCGTGCCCGAAGGCAAGGGCGAGGTCGGCCTGTGCAGCCTCATCTACAAGTACTTCGCCGACAACGCCGAGGCGTTCATGGCCGATGAACCCCTGCGCGGACCCAAGGACGCCACCGCCATGATCCGCCGCAAGCCCGTCGGCTCGCTGCTGGGCATCATGCCGTGGAACTTCCCCTACTACCAGGTCGCGCGCTTCGCCGCACCGAACCTGGCACTGGGCAACACGATCCTGCTCAAGCACGCCCCGCAGTGCCCCCGCTCGGCCCAGATCATGGAGGAGATCTTCATCGAGGCCGGCTTGCCCGAGGGTGCGTACATCAACATCTACGCGAGCAACGAGCAGGTCGCCGACCTCATCCTGCCCGATCCGCGCAACCACGGCGTCTCGCTGACCGGCTCCGAACGGGCAGGTGCGGCCGTGGCCGCCGAGGCCGGCAAGAACCTCAAGAAGGTCGTCCTCGAGCTCGGCGGTTCCGACCCCTACATCCTCCTCGACTCCGCCGACGTCAAGGAGTCCGCGAAGACGTTCTTCAACACCCGCATGGGCAACACCGGCCAGGCCTGCAACTCGCCCAAGCGGATGATCGTCATGGACGACCTCTACGACGACTTCGTCTCCTCCATCACCGAGGAGGCCAAGAAGCGCACCCCTGCGACGCCGGGTGAGGAGGGTTCCCGCCTGTCCCCACTGTCCTCGGTGGCCGCGGCCGACCGCTTCATCGAACAGGTCCAGGACACCGTCAGCCAGGGCGCGACCCTGCTGGCGGGCGGCAAGAAGTACGACGGAGGCGGCGCCTACGTCGAACCCGTCGTGCTCACCGGAGTCGAGAAGGGCATGCGCGGGTATTACGAGGAGCTCTTCGGTCCCGCTGTCATCGTCTACAAGGTCGGCAGCGAAGAGGAAGCCGTCGAACTGGCCAATGACACCCCGTTCGGTCTCGGTGCCGCCGTGTTCTCCGGTGACGTCGAACGGGCCGAACGCGTCGGCTCGCAGATCGATTCGGGCATGGTGTTCCTCAACGCTCCCGAGGGAACGCGCGAGTTCCTGCCCTTCGGCGGAGTCAAGCGCTCCGGGGTCGGCCGTGAGCTCGGACCGCTGGCGATGGACGAGTTCGTCAACAAGCAGCTCGTGTACAAGCAGGACTGA